The Dendropsophus ebraccatus isolate aDenEbr1 chromosome 3, aDenEbr1.pat, whole genome shotgun sequence genome includes a region encoding these proteins:
- the SEC14L2 gene encoding SEC14-like protein 2, with protein MSGRVGDLSPKQEEALAKFRENVEDLMPQLPPFCQDDYFLLRWLRARCFNLQKSESMLRKHVEFRKHMDSDNMLEKWQPPEVVQKYLSGGLCGYDKDDCPIWYDVIGPLDPKGLLFSASKQDLIKTKMRDCERMHLECRKQSEKLGKRVEEVVMIYDVEGLGLKHLWKPAVDLYCEVLQMFEDNYPEALKRLFVIKAPKLFPVAYNLVKHFLSEDTRRKIIVVGDNWKEVLQKYIPADQLPKYYGGTLVDPDGDPKCKSKINYGGDIPKSYYLRDQVQQNYEQSANINRGSSQQTEYEILFPGCVLRWQFQTDGGDIGFGVFRKTKAGERQKAGDMIEVLPSDRYNSHMVPEDGSLTCTEPGTYVLRFDNTYSYIHAKKVSFTVEVLLPDRSSEEKIKKLEDKLETSLSL; from the exons TTCCGTGAGAATGTTGAAGATCTGATGCCCCAGCTCCCTCCGTTCTGTCAGGATGACTACTTTCTACTGCGCTGGCTTCGAG cccGATGCTTTAACCTGCAGAAATCAGAGAGTATGCTTCGAAAG CATGTGGAGTTTCGGAAGCACATGGATTCTGACAATATGCTGGAGAAGTGGCAGCCACCAGAA GTAGTCCAGAAATATTTGTCCGGAGGACTGTGTGGCTATGACAAGGATGACTGCCCTATCTGGTATGATGTTATCGGGCCTTTGGACCCTAAGGGTTTGCTGTTCTCTGCTTCCAAGCAGGACCTCATCAAGACCAAAATGAGAGACTGTGAGCGAATGCATCTGGAATGCCGTAAGCAGAGCGAGAAG ctGGGCAAAAGGGTTGAAGAGGTTGTGATGATCTATGACGTTGAAGGATTGGGACTAAAGCATCTGTGGAAACCAGCTGTAGATTTATACTGTGAG GTCTTGCAGATGTTTGAAGATAACTATCCCGAAGCTTTAAAGAGACTCTTTGTGATTAAAG CTCCCAAACTTTTCCCAGTGGCATACAACCTTGTTAAACATTTCTTAAGTGAAGATACAAGGAGAAAGATCATTGTGGTAGGAG aCAACTGGAAAGAAGTTCTTCAGAAATACATTCCAGCAGATCAACTCCCTAAATACTATGGAGGAACACTGGTAGACCCAGATGGTGATCCAAAATGTAAATCTAAG ATAAATTATGGTGGAGACATCCCGAAATCATACTATTTGCGCGACCAAGTGCAACAGAATTATGAGCAAAGTGCAAATATCAACAGAGGCTCCAGTCAACAGACGGAGTATGAGATCCTTTTCCCAGGCTGTGTACTCAG GTGGCAGTTCCAGACAGATGGTGGTGACATTGGATTTGGAGTTTTCAGGAAGACAAAGGCTGGAGAGCGACAAAAAGCTGGGGACATGATTGAAGTTCTACCAAGTGATAGATACAATTCCCACATGGTACCAGAGGATGGAAGCTTAACATGCACTGAGCCTGGCACAT ATGTACTTCGCTTTGATAATACATACAGCTACATACATGCCAAGAAGGTCAGTTTCACTGTAGAAGTCCTGCTCCCAGACCGAAGCTCCGAAGAAAAGATCAAGAAACTGGAGGACAAGTTGGAGACCAGTCTGAGCCTCTAA
- the MTFP1 gene encoding mitochondrial fission process protein 1, whose amino-acid sequence MAQHGAQHGAEPDLYRDTWVRYLGYANEVGESFRALIPKTLVWATYGVATAYVTADAADKGHKAAQANTDGPSRTEDITVAVVDTFVWQALASVAIPGFTINRLCAASLYLMGRVTRWPLPVRKWATTAIGLSAIPVIITPIDRSVDFLLDSSLRKLYSTHDKPDESRPS is encoded by the exons ATGGCACAGCACGGGGCACAGCACGGAGCCGAGCCGGACCTCTACAGGGACACGTGGGTCAGGTACTTGG GCTATGCCAATGAAGTTGGAGAATCATTCCGTGCCCTGATACCCAAAACACTTGTTTGGGCAACCTATGGTGTAGCTACAGCCTATGTAACTGCAGATGCAGCTGATAAAGGACACAAAGCAGCTCAG GCAAACACAGATGGTCCAAGCCGGACAGAAGACATCACAGTCGCAGTGGTAGATACCTTTGTTTGGCAAGCTCTTGCATCTGTGGCCATTCCTGGATTTACCATCAACCGATTATGTGCCGCCTCTCTTTACCTGATGGGACGTGTCACCCGCTGGCCTCTACCAGTACGCAAGTGGGCTACTACAGCAATAGGACTGTCAGCCATTCCTGTCATTATAACACCAATAGACAG ATCAGTGGACTTCTTGCTGGACTCAAGTCTTCGTAAACTGTACAGTACACATGACAAACCTGATGAATCTCGGCCTTCTTAA